The DNA segment CGCCGTGACGAGCCGGAGGGAGATGCGCAGTTGAGTTGGATGCTCCGGCGTGGGCCACTCGGCGTCGATCGTGACATGCGACGGGCGCGCAACGTCCGATTCGCGCACAGCGTGCAGGAGCGAGAGGAAGCCGAAGGTGATGGCCTCGGCGTGCGGCGCCGTTACCGCGACGTCGCTCGCGCGGCACTCCAGCGCGAAGCCGCTGCCGAGCGCTGCGCGCCCAAAGCGAGAGAGCAGGGCGAAGACCGTGGGGAGTGCGCCAACGCGCTCCGGCGCGGCGAACTCTGCGTCGTGCACGCCACGAACCGCGCGCAACTGCTGCCCAAGCGAACGCAGCTCCCTGGCAATCGCTGCCAGCGGGGCGCCCTGCTCCATTGGGAAAAGCTCACTGCGCAGCGCGAGTGCACTCGACAGTCCGCCCAGGTCGTGCGCGGCCGCTCCCAGCACGTTCCGCAGGAGCGTGGACTCGCAGTGGTTGGGATCGTGCTTCATCGACGGACTCATCGGGCGCGCGCGTCGCGTGACGAATGGGTGACGCCAAGCTACTGTTGCGTACGCGTTGCCAACAGCAATATGTGCGTGGTGCGATGCCGTGCTGTCGATCACGGCAGCAGGCAGGAGGATGGTGACATGGTCTGCCGTTCGTTGGACCGAACCCGAGAGCCAGGTCAATACGAGGTGCGCCCATGACCGATACCGAGATTCGTGTGCTGTTGGTGGACGACCACACCGTGATGCGTGAGGGGCTCGCGGCGGTGCTGTCGGCACGAGGGCTCACCATCGTTGGCCAGGCCGGCGATGGCGCCACGGCGCTGGCGCTCTTTGATGAAGTGCGTCCCGACGTGTCGGTCGTCGACCTGCGCATGTCCCCCATGGATGGCGCGCAGCTCACGCAGGCCATGCGTGAGCGTGATCCGAACGCACGCGTGATCCTCCTCACGACGTACGACACCGACGAGGAGGTCTTTCGTGGGCTGCGCGCCGGTGCGGCGTCGTACCTGCTCAAGCACGTGGACGCGTCGACACTGGTGGAGACCATTCGCATCGTCCAGAGCGGGCGCCGCTCCATCGCCCCCGCCATTGCCGCGAAGCTCGCCGAGCATGTGGCGTCGGACGCACTCACGCCGCGACAGGCCGAGGTGCTGCGTTGCCTGGCCGAGGGGAAGTCGAACCTCGAGATCGGGAACACGCTGTTCATCAGCGGTGGCACCGTGAAGGCGCATGTGAAGGCGATCCTGGAGAAGCTCGATGCGCGCGATCGCACGCAGGCCATCGCGATCGCGATGAAACGCGGGCTCGTGCGCTCGAGCTAGCTGGACGCGGGCGATGCGCGTGTGATCGGCGACACGCCGGGGCTGGGTGTGCCGTCTGGCCGCGAGGGATAGGGCCCACTCGTCCCTCGCGACAGCAGATCCCTACCGATCCGGAGCGAGATGGAGACGCACCCCGCGGCGAATGGCGGCCGGAGGCGGACGCTGGCAGGTTGAGCGACACACGACGGGGCATCGCCTCGCCGTCCCCACCACTCCTGCCCACACAGGGACTGCTGCCATGATTCCATCAACCCGTGCACCACTGGCACTCGTGAGCGTGCTGCTTCTCGCGGCCTGCGGTCGCGACATGCAGACGGAGAAGGAGGTCACCACCAGGACCTCCGCCGGCGACGCTGCCACATCCATTTCCGGCGACTCGGCCGACACGCGCAACCAGGCACTGGTGCGCGTCGTGAACGCCGTGCCGAACGTCATCGGCCTCACCGTGCGTTCCGACGAGGCGCACACGCTCCCCTCGGTCGACTACAAGCGTGTCTCGTCGTACCAACCCATCGACCGCAACTGGGCCACGTTCCAGGTGTCCGGTTCGCCCAACGGTGCCTACGCGCCGATCGACGTCAATCGTGAGATGCTGACCGACGGGCATCGGTACACCATGGTCGTCATGCGCGAGTCCGAAGGTGGCGGCTTCTCGACGCGCATCTTCCGCGACGATATCGCCTCGGACTCGACGTCGGCCCACGTGCGGGTAATCCACGCCGCCAAGGGCGCGGGCGAGCTCGACATCGTGGCCCCAGGCGGCGAGACCATCTTCGACGACGTGGACTACACGTCCGAAGCCGGCTTCAAGTCGATGGCGCCATGGAAGGGGGCGCTGCAGGTGCGCGACGGCGACGGCAAGAGCACTCTGCTCACGCTTCCTTCGCTCGACCTCATGGCCGGCGGCTCGTACACGATCGTGATCACCCGTGATGCCGGCGGGAAGCTGGCTTCCTTCTGGTTCGAGGATCGCCAGCAGGCGTAGGCAAAACGCGCGGACGGCGCACACGGGACATTGGTCGCGTGTGTCGCCGTCGGCGGCGCGTGGTGAGGGGCCGATCAGTCGTCGAGCTCGATCACGGCTTCGCCCCCGCGCACCCGATGCAGTGCGCCGATTAGTCGATCGGACGTGACCCCCTTCGAGATGAAGCCCCACGCCCCCCGGCTCATGTATCGGGAGATGAGCGCACCCTGCGGGTATCCGGTGAGCACCACGACGCGGCTGTCCGACTCCAGCGCCACGATGCGCTCGAGGAGGACCAACGCGTCTATGCCACCGGGGAGGTCCACATCCAGGAGCACGATCGCCGGCCGGTGGGCCGCCACGAGTGTCACCGCGTCGGCAAGGTCCTCCACCCGAATCAACTGGTCAAACCCCGGCTCCAGCGCCAACCGTCGCTCGAGCGCGTCCACCAGGAGCACGTTGTCGTCGATGCAGAGGACGCTGAAGCGGTCCAGGGGGAGCGAGTCGTTAGGCGGCGCCGCGTGGGGCATGGCGTCAGTTGACCAGGTCGGCCAGCGTCGAGAGCTGCGACATCGCGACCCACACCACGCCGCCCTCCGAGGCCGCCTCGGGCGTGGGGGCCGTCCCCAGTGCGATGATGCGCGGCTGTCGATGGCGCCGTTTCCGCAAGTCGTCGAGGACGCGCGCCACGCCCTCGCCATCGCAGATGATCGTACTCGGCGCACGAGGCTTCCGGCGCCGTCCCTCCACCGCCTCGGGTGTCCCCTCCCAGAGACGCACGCCGCGCTGCGCGAGGTGCAGACGCACCACAGTGCGATGCCGCGGATCGGCGAGCAGGAGCTGGACCCGCTCTTCTTTCGTCACTCCGCGTGTGCGCGTGGTCTGTGCATCGGATGCCGTTCCCCGTTTGTGTACCGGCAGGAGGAGATGAAACGTCGCTCCGGGTTCTGCGTCGGCCACCGCCAGGCGCAGGTCGCCCCCGTAGCGTCGCAGCAGTGACCGCCCGGTGGAGAGCCCCATCCCCGTCGCATACTCGCGCGGGCGGGTGGTAAAGAAGGGCTCGAAGCATCGAAGCCGCACCTCCTCCTCCATCCCGATGCCATTGTCGGTGATCTCGAGGCGCACCGTGTCCTCGTCGAGGCGCATCGCACGCACCCAGACCGCGGGTGCGTCGATCCCGCTGAGTGCGCGGCGTGCGTTCATCACCAGGCTCATCACCAGTTGTGCCACAACGCCCGGCGGGACGGCAATCGACGGCAACCCGTCCGAGAACTCGGCAACGACGCGCGTCTCCGCCGTCAGGGCGTCGGCCACGAGCGGCGCCACGTCCGGCCACCATGCGGCAAGCGTGAAATGCTGCAGCTCGTCCGCCTGGTCGAACGGATCGGATCCCAGCAGCCTGAGCCCGGCGGCCAGGCGTTGCAGCTGCAGCACGCTGGAGCGGATGCTCGCCACGTCGCGCCGAGCCGCGTCCGGAAGGTCGGGCGACGAGGCGAGCACGTCCAGGCGCAGCATCACTGGCATCAGGACGTTGCGCAGGTCATGGCCCAACCCTGCCGCCAGAGTGCCGACCATGGCGACACGCTGCACGCGCTGCTGCTGCCGATCACCAGTCGTCCCAGTTCCTTCGTCGCGTTCCGGCGAGATCAGCATCCGGTCGTCTCCCTGTGCGCACGCCGCTCATGGGCGTCACCTGCCATGCGGAACATGGCCGCTGAGCTCGCACATCGTGGTGGTGATGTCGTGACGCGCACGATTGGTGCCGCAACGACGGCCCTTCCCATATGCGTAACACACTCGTACGGTTCTTCCGTGAAGTGGAAAGCGCCCGTTCGCGGCTCCACACCGGCACGAGTTGCCCCGTGACCTCTCCTTCGCCGACGCGCAGCGTGCGACCACCCAACCTCGCCGATGCCGTGATCGACGTCGCCGATGCCATCCCCGGTTTGCTGTGGGTGACGACGGCGGCCGGCGCGCCAAGCTACTTCAACGCAGCGTGTCGTCAGTTCACGGGGCTGAGCGCGCGGCAGTTCGCCGAGGCGGGATGGACGGCCCTGGTGCATCCCGACGATGTCGCGCGTCTCGATGACGGCTGGCGCCGCGCCACCATGGTACCGCTCGCCTTTGCAGTGGACGTCCGCTGTCGCCGGCACGACGGCGCCTACCGCTGGTGTGAGAAGCGCGCCCAGCCTGTCACCGATGCGCGCGGAACGCTGACGCACTGGGTTGGGATGCTCACCGACGTTCACGAGAAGAAGGTGCACGAAGCGGAGCTGCACCGGGTGGTGCGCCACCGTGACGAGTCGCTCGGCACGCTGGCCCACGACCTCCGCAACCCGCTTCAGGCGCTGCATCACGCGCAGAGTCTCGTGCGCTCGGAGCGCACACCGAATGACGTCCGCCTGCGCATGCTCGATTTGATGGAGCGGCAGATCCAGCTCCTGACGCGCATTACCGACGGCTTCCTCGACGTCAACACGATGCGCTGGGACAGCGTCGTCCTCATCCCGTCGAACGTCTCGCTTGCCGCGCTGATCCAGGAGACGGTGGATTCGGTGCGGTCTATCGTACAGCAACGCGCGCAGGAGCTGTCTGTCGAGGTCGTAGAACCGGAGAGCCTGCTCACGGTCGATGCCGGCCGCATTGCGCAGGCGCTGGCCAACGTCCTCGAGATCGCGGCGACGCACAGTGACGACGGCGGGCACATCGCGCTGAGGGCACACGTCGAGAGTGGCATGGCGGTCTTCACCGTGACCGATTGCGGTCGTGGCATCGAGGCGGAGAGATTGGCGGAGATCGTCGAAGGGCTGGCGCGCTCGCCACGCGAGGTGGGCGCGACGAGCGAGGGGCTTGGGGCGGCGTTGACCGTGAGCCGCAACCTCGTGCATCTCCATGGCGGGACGATCGGGGCACACAGCGACGGTGCGGGGCGCGGGAGTTGCTTCGTCATCCGCGTGCCGCTCGTGATGGCGCCGCGGTCGTGATGAACGCGCGCCCCCCGTCAGGAGAATCAATGCCGTCAGCTGCATCACCGCTGCGGATCCTGGTCGTGGACGACGACCGCGACCTCATGGAGAGCCTGGTGGCCGTGGTGGGCATGCTCGGGCACCAAGGCCACGGCGTGACCAGCGGCCTGGCGGCGCTGGCCCACTTGGCCGACGCCCCGTGCGACCTGGTGTTCATGGACGTCACCATGCCCGGGCTCGACGGATTCGAGACCGCACGCCGACTGCGCCGCGAACCGTGGGGGGCGCACACCGTGCTGGTGGCCATGACGGGTTGGGAGTTGTCGACGCAAAGGGTACCTGCGCTCGAGGCGGGCTTCGATTGGGTGTACGAAAAGCCGATCGATGTCGGTGTCATCCGTACCGTGCTCGAACAGTTCCGATCGGTTTGAGCAGGATGGAGAGGCGGGGAGACGAACGAGCGAAACGTGCCGCTACGCACGATTTCTCGGTGCGACGCGTCAGGCTCTGTCGCCATCCTACGGGTGAATCCCTCCTGCCGCCATTCCTCCGCTGATGTGTATTGCAGCCCGCCGCTAGTCATGCGGCGGTATGACCCGTGAGAGGTAGATCGCCCTCTCCCGGATGGACAGGAGCCCTTGCGAAGCCACCGGCGCCGAGGGGCGAGCGGTGCCGGCGGCGCTATCGATCGGCGCGAAAGAGCCGTTCGTCACGATCGGGGTGCCCCGCGAGGCGGGCGCGGAGGAGGGCGGCGGCTATCGCGCTGTAGGTCATCCCGTTCCCGCCGAACCCTGCGACCACGAAGGCGCCGGCAAGGTCGGGAATTCGATCGATGATCGGGAGGCTGTTTACCGACGCGCCGAACGCGCCGCCCCAGCGATGGGTGACCTCCAGCCGAAGGCCGGGCAGGAGCTGCTCGACCTTGCGCGCCACGCGCTGCGTCTGCGTGCGCAACACGCCATGCTGGGCAAGGGCGCGTGTCGCCGGGAGGTCCTCGCCCCCCGCCAGCAGCGCCCCGCCGTCTGCGGTGCGGAGGTAGAGGTACGGCGTGGATGCCTCCCATACCGTCGTGCGGGAGAGCCAGGCAGGCAGAGCGGCATTTGGTCGCGCAGCCAGCGCCCAGGTCGACAGGATGCGATGGCCGCTCTGCGGAAGGGCGCACGGCAGTTCGTAGCCGGTGCAGAACACCACCGTGGGGGCGCGGAAGGTGGCGTCCGGCTCAACCGAGACCGTCAGTGTCCGGCGTCGACGCCCGCGCGAGCTGACGGCGATGTCGACAACGTCGGCCGGGGCGTGTACGCGGGCGCCACGCGCGATGGCGCGGCGCAGGAGCGCGGCCGCGAGCTGCAATGGGTTGGCGACCGCCGCGTGCGGACTGAGAATTGCCCCGGTCCGGTCCACGCCAAACCGCCGCATCAGCGCGTCATGCGGGAGGAACTCCGCCGGAATCCCCGCCTCCTGGCGCGCCGCGGCCTCACGGCGCAATGCACGGTGGCCGAACGCGTCGCCCGCGAGGTACAGCGACTGGCGCAGGCCCAGGCCGCAGCGTATCCGCTCGTCGCGCGCGAGTCGCGCGATGGCGCGCGTGGCCCGATACGAGCGCTGCCATGCCCGGCGCGCTGCCGCCATCCCCAACCGGTCGGCGAGCGCGGTGAGCGGCAGGTCGAGTTCGTATTGCAGGAGGGCGGTGCTGGCCGCGGTGCTCCCGCGAATGGGGAACCGTCGGTCCACGATGCGCACGTCGTGTCCGTCTCGCGCCAGGGTCAGCGCCATCATCGCTCCGGAGATGCCAGCACCCACGACGACGACATCGCACGTGGTATCGCGCGGCATTGCCGAGACGGGGAAATGCGTCCCCCACGAGCCTTCCCAGAATGACCTACCCAGACGCAGCCGACGTCGCTCGGTCGTCGTCATCCGGTAGCGGGGCGCACGGGCGATTCCTGCGACCCGCGCAGCCCTAGCGCCGCGAAGCGGCAAACGGGCCGAGCCTTTCGAGCTCGGCGCCGCGTCGTGTGCGCGCCTGCTCCCGTGCGCGTCGGCAGGGGGCGCGTCGCTCCAGTTGCTGGATCCACATCTGCGGCACTACGGCGGTCGTCGACCCCAGCACGAGGAGGAGATCGGCCACCCAGGGGCAGTGCGTGGTGGTGGCGCGTTCCTCGCAAACGGCCGGGCATCCCGAGGTCAGGGGGAGTGCGGCATCAACGGCGGGCAATGAGCAGGGCGGTGCCATGCGCCATCTCGCGTGACGAAGGTGGAAGCCATCTCACCGAAGGGGTAGCAGTATGCGATGACTTCATGCGATGCACCATTGCCCATCGGGAGTAGGCCAACGCCGAACTGCGGGCGCAGCCCCGCTC comes from the Gemmatimonadaceae bacterium genome and includes:
- a CDS encoding response regulator transcription factor, with translation MTDTEIRVLLVDDHTVMREGLAAVLSARGLTIVGQAGDGATALALFDEVRPDVSVVDLRMSPMDGAQLTQAMRERDPNARVILLTTYDTDEEVFRGLRAGAASYLLKHVDASTLVETIRIVQSGRRSIAPAIAAKLAEHVASDALTPRQAEVLRCLAEGKSNLEIGNTLFISGGTVKAHVKAILEKLDARDRTQAIAIAMKRGLVRSS
- a CDS encoding DUF4397 domain-containing protein; this translates as MIPSTRAPLALVSVLLLAACGRDMQTEKEVTTRTSAGDAATSISGDSADTRNQALVRVVNAVPNVIGLTVRSDEAHTLPSVDYKRVSSYQPIDRNWATFQVSGSPNGAYAPIDVNREMLTDGHRYTMVVMRESEGGGFSTRIFRDDIASDSTSAHVRVIHAAKGAGELDIVAPGGETIFDDVDYTSEAGFKSMAPWKGALQVRDGDGKSTLLTLPSLDLMAGGSYTIVITRDAGGKLASFWFEDRQQA
- a CDS encoding response regulator transcription factor, translating into MPHAAPPNDSLPLDRFSVLCIDDNVLLVDALERRLALEPGFDQLIRVEDLADAVTLVAAHRPAIVLLDVDLPGGIDALVLLERIVALESDSRVVVLTGYPQGALISRYMSRGAWGFISKGVTSDRLIGALHRVRGGEAVIELDD
- a CDS encoding HAMP domain-containing histidine kinase, yielding MLISPERDEGTGTTGDRQQQRVQRVAMVGTLAAGLGHDLRNVLMPVMLRLDVLASSPDLPDAARRDVASIRSSVLQLQRLAAGLRLLGSDPFDQADELQHFTLAAWWPDVAPLVADALTAETRVVAEFSDGLPSIAVPPGVVAQLVMSLVMNARRALSGIDAPAVWVRAMRLDEDTVRLEITDNGIGMEEEVRLRCFEPFFTTRPREYATGMGLSTGRSLLRRYGGDLRLAVADAEPGATFHLLLPVHKRGTASDAQTTRTRGVTKEERVQLLLADPRHRTVVRLHLAQRGVRLWEGTPEAVEGRRRKPRAPSTIICDGEGVARVLDDLRKRRHRQPRIIALGTAPTPEAASEGGVVWVAMSQLSTLADLVN
- a CDS encoding PAS domain-containing sensor histidine kinase, with the protein product MTSPSPTRSVRPPNLADAVIDVADAIPGLLWVTTAAGAPSYFNAACRQFTGLSARQFAEAGWTALVHPDDVARLDDGWRRATMVPLAFAVDVRCRRHDGAYRWCEKRAQPVTDARGTLTHWVGMLTDVHEKKVHEAELHRVVRHRDESLGTLAHDLRNPLQALHHAQSLVRSERTPNDVRLRMLDLMERQIQLLTRITDGFLDVNTMRWDSVVLIPSNVSLAALIQETVDSVRSIVQQRAQELSVEVVEPESLLTVDAGRIAQALANVLEIAATHSDDGGHIALRAHVESGMAVFTVTDCGRGIEAERLAEIVEGLARSPREVGATSEGLGAALTVSRNLVHLHGGTIGAHSDGAGRGSCFVIRVPLVMAPRS
- a CDS encoding response regulator, whose product is MPSAASPLRILVVDDDRDLMESLVAVVGMLGHQGHGVTSGLAALAHLADAPCDLVFMDVTMPGLDGFETARRLRREPWGAHTVLVAMTGWELSTQRVPALEAGFDWVYEKPIDVGVIRTVLEQFRSV
- a CDS encoding FAD-binding oxidoreductase; translation: MPRDTTCDVVVVGAGISGAMMALTLARDGHDVRIVDRRFPIRGSTAASTALLQYELDLPLTALADRLGMAAARRAWQRSYRATRAIARLARDERIRCGLGLRQSLYLAGDAFGHRALRREAAARQEAGIPAEFLPHDALMRRFGVDRTGAILSPHAAVANPLQLAAALLRRAIARGARVHAPADVVDIAVSSRGRRRRTLTVSVEPDATFRAPTVVFCTGYELPCALPQSGHRILSTWALAARPNAALPAWLSRTTVWEASTPYLYLRTADGGALLAGGEDLPATRALAQHGVLRTQTQRVARKVEQLLPGLRLEVTHRWGGAFGASVNSLPIIDRIPDLAGAFVVAGFGGNGMTYSAIAAALLRARLAGHPDRDERLFRADR